The following coding sequences lie in one Arachis ipaensis cultivar K30076 chromosome B03, Araip1.1, whole genome shotgun sequence genomic window:
- the LOC110269568 gene encoding uncharacterized protein LOC110269568, producing MLFFSEGFRSMVAAYNIRHGAWLRAYYEGDGTLCISIRNLDGSRIVYPRPHSRSNFTAPTLSSVNPHCTGVLSRDVFHTGDVIPPFSIEYTPPTSPVLSNTFGSPQNSTNSLCCPVYFASTTSQASLVGQVDLGLQTRSLSPPVARDAASFSEWIRR from the exons ATGCTTTTTTTCTCCGAGGGATTTCGTTCCATGGTTGCCGCGTACAACATAAGGCATGGGGCTTGGTTGCGCGCCTACTATGAAGGTGATGGCACTCTATGCATCTCTATAAGGAACCTTGACGGATCCCGCATTGTGTATCCAAGGCCACATTCTCGAAGCAACTTCACTGCTCCAACACTTAGTAGTGTTAATCCTCACTGTACAGGCGTCCTTTCTCGTGATGTCTTCCACACCGGCGACGTTATACCTCCATTTTCCATAGAATACACTCCTCCCACCTCTCCTGTTCTTAGCAACACCTTCGGCAGTCCACAAAACTCAACCAACAGCCTTTGTTGTCCTGTCTATTTTGCCTCGACTACTTCACAAGCGAGTCTGGTGGGCCAAGTTGACCTCGGTTTGCAGACGCGATCTCTTAGTCCGCCCGTTGCACGAG ATGCTGCCAGCTTCTCTGAGTGGATTCGTCGTTAG